Proteins encoded within one genomic window of Odocoileus virginianus isolate 20LAN1187 ecotype Illinois chromosome 2, Ovbor_1.2, whole genome shotgun sequence:
- the COQ4 gene encoding ubiquinone biosynthesis protein COQ4 homolog, mitochondrial isoform X2 — protein sequence MVSAAMATLLRGFLRPLCAFRGSPGSSTGVPLRAVSHGAGLLYPEHIPTSPLQKVLLAAGSAGMALYDPYRHDMVAVLGETTGHRTLKVLRDQMKKDPEGAQILLERPRISLSTLDMGKLRGLPEGSFGCAYLRFLDVNRVSPDTRAPTRFVDDEELAYVIQRYREIHDMLHTLLGMPTNILGEIVVKWFEAVQTGLPMCVLSALFGPIQLSTQQVACPALRTPGPLSSVSSAAPQEPAIADLGADPMGS from the exons ATGGTGTCCGCTGCCATGGCGACGCTGCTGCGCGGGTTTCTGCGCCCGCTCTGCGCCTTCCGAGGCAGTCCCGGCTCTTCTACAG GTGTTCCCCTCAGAGCCGTGAGCCATGGCGCCGGCCTGCTCTACCCCGAACACATCCCCACCTCCCCGCTGCAGAAGGTGCTGCTGGCCGCCGGCTCTGCCGGGATGGCGCTCTACGATCCCTATCGCCACG acaTGGTTGCAGTTCTCGGAGAGACCACAGGACACCGTACCCTGAAGGTCCTCAGGGACCAGATGAAGAAGGATCCAGAGGGTGCCCAGATCCTGCT GGAGCGTCCCCGGATCTCGCTGTCCACCCTTGACATGGGCAAGCTCCGGGGTCTTCCTGAGGGCTCCTTTGGCTGCGCGTATCTCCGTTTCCTGGATGTGAAT AGGGTCTCCCCAGACACCCGCGCACCCACCCGCTTCGTGGACGACGAGGAGCTGGCATACGTGATCCAGCGATACCGGGAGATCCACGACATGCTCCACACCCTGCTGGGCATGCCCACCAACATCCTGG GAGAGATCGTGGTGAAATGGTTTGAGGCTGTCCAGACCGGCCTGCCCATGTGCGTCCTGAGTGCACTCTTCGGACCGATACAGCTTAGCACCCA GCAGGTGGCGTGCCCGGCGCTTAGGACCCCGGGTcctctgtcttctgtctcctctGCGGCCCCACAGGAGCCTGCAATTGCTGATCTCGGAGCTGATCCCATGGGCAGTTGA
- the COQ4 gene encoding ubiquinone biosynthesis protein COQ4 homolog, mitochondrial isoform X1 produces the protein MVSAAMATLLRGFLRPLCAFRGSPGSSTGVPLRAVSHGAGLLYPEHIPTSPLQKVLLAAGSAGMALYDPYRHDMVAVLGETTGHRTLKVLRDQMKKDPEGAQILLERPRISLSTLDMGKLRGLPEGSFGCAYLRFLDVNRVSPDTRAPTRFVDDEELAYVIQRYREIHDMLHTLLGMPTNILGEIVVKWFEAVQTGLPMCVLSALFGPIQLSTQSLQLLISELIPWAVENGRRAPCVLNVYYERRWEQPLQALRQELGITEPPLRVEGLV, from the exons ATGGTGTCCGCTGCCATGGCGACGCTGCTGCGCGGGTTTCTGCGCCCGCTCTGCGCCTTCCGAGGCAGTCCCGGCTCTTCTACAG GTGTTCCCCTCAGAGCCGTGAGCCATGGCGCCGGCCTGCTCTACCCCGAACACATCCCCACCTCCCCGCTGCAGAAGGTGCTGCTGGCCGCCGGCTCTGCCGGGATGGCGCTCTACGATCCCTATCGCCACG acaTGGTTGCAGTTCTCGGAGAGACCACAGGACACCGTACCCTGAAGGTCCTCAGGGACCAGATGAAGAAGGATCCAGAGGGTGCCCAGATCCTGCT GGAGCGTCCCCGGATCTCGCTGTCCACCCTTGACATGGGCAAGCTCCGGGGTCTTCCTGAGGGCTCCTTTGGCTGCGCGTATCTCCGTTTCCTGGATGTGAAT AGGGTCTCCCCAGACACCCGCGCACCCACCCGCTTCGTGGACGACGAGGAGCTGGCATACGTGATCCAGCGATACCGGGAGATCCACGACATGCTCCACACCCTGCTGGGCATGCCCACCAACATCCTGG GAGAGATCGTGGTGAAATGGTTTGAGGCTGTCCAGACCGGCCTGCCCATGTGCGTCCTGAGTGCACTCTTCGGACCGATACAGCTTAGCACCCA GAGCCTGCAATTGCTGATCTCGGAGCTGATCCCATGGGCAGTTGAGAATGGCCGCAGAGCCCCATGTGTCCTCAACGTGTACTACGAGCGGCGCTGGGAACAGCCCCTGCAGGCTCTGCGGCAGGAGCTGGGCATCACGGAGCCGCCCCTGCGTGTGGAGGGCCTGGTGTAG
- the COQ4 gene encoding ubiquinone biosynthesis protein COQ4 homolog, mitochondrial isoform X3, with the protein MVSAAMATLLRGFLRPLCAFRGSPGSSTGVPLRAVSHGAGLLYPEHIPTSPLQKVLLAAGSAGMALYDPYRHDMVAVLGETTGHRTLKVLRDQMKKDPEGAQILLERPRISLSTLDMGKLRGLPEGSFGCAYLRFLDVNRVSPDTRAPTRFVDDEELAYVIQRYREIHDMLHTLLGMPTNILALTSFCSFLDPLPPPQAKCPKAQHRPGLGTADPR; encoded by the exons ATGGTGTCCGCTGCCATGGCGACGCTGCTGCGCGGGTTTCTGCGCCCGCTCTGCGCCTTCCGAGGCAGTCCCGGCTCTTCTACAG GTGTTCCCCTCAGAGCCGTGAGCCATGGCGCCGGCCTGCTCTACCCCGAACACATCCCCACCTCCCCGCTGCAGAAGGTGCTGCTGGCCGCCGGCTCTGCCGGGATGGCGCTCTACGATCCCTATCGCCACG acaTGGTTGCAGTTCTCGGAGAGACCACAGGACACCGTACCCTGAAGGTCCTCAGGGACCAGATGAAGAAGGATCCAGAGGGTGCCCAGATCCTGCT GGAGCGTCCCCGGATCTCGCTGTCCACCCTTGACATGGGCAAGCTCCGGGGTCTTCCTGAGGGCTCCTTTGGCTGCGCGTATCTCCGTTTCCTGGATGTGAAT AGGGTCTCCCCAGACACCCGCGCACCCACCCGCTTCGTGGACGACGAGGAGCTGGCATACGTGATCCAGCGATACCGGGAGATCCACGACATGCTCCACACCCTGCTGGGCATGCCCACCAACATCCTGG CCCTTACCTCCTTCTGCTCTTTCTTGGatcctcttcccccaccccaagccaAGTGCCCCAAGGCCCAGCACAGGCCAGGACTGGGCACTGCTGACCCCCGGTAG
- the SLC27A4 gene encoding long-chain fatty acid transport protein 4, with translation MLLGASLLGVLLFSWLVLKLPWTQVGCSLFFLYLGSGGWRFIRIFIKTVRRDVFGGTVLLRVKAKVRRYLRERRTIPMLFAATVQRHPDKTALIFEGTDTHWTFRQLDDYSNSVANFLQAQGLASGNVVALFMENRNEFVGLWLGMAKLGVEAALINTNLRRDALLHCLTSSQARALVFGSEMAPAVLEIHANLDNSLNLFCSGPWEPSAVPIGTNHLDPLLEDAPKHQPSHPNKGFVDKLFYIYTSGTTGLPKAAIVVHSRYYRMAALVYYGFCMRPDDIIYDCLPLYHSAGNIVGMGQCLIHGMTVVIRKKFSASRFWDDCIKYNCTIVQYIGELCRYLLNQPPREAENRHRVRMALGNGLRQSIWTDFRSRFHIPQVAEFYGATECNCSLGNFDGQVGACGFNSRILSFVYPIRLVRVNEDTMELIRGPDGLCIPCKPGEPGQLVGIIIQRDPLRRFDGYLNQGANNKKIAQDVFKKGDQAYLSGDVLVMDELGYLYFRDRTGDTFRWKGENVSTTEVEGTLSRLLDMADVAVYGVEVPGTEGRAGMAAVASSSGSCDLEHLAQLLQKELPLYARPIFLRFLPELHKTGTFKLQKTELRKEGFDPTVVKDQLFYLDARKGCYVPLDQEAYTRIQAGQEKL, from the exons ATGCTGCTTGGGGCGTCTCTGTTGGGGGTGCTGCTGTTCTCCTGGCTGGTGCTGAAACTGCCCTGGACCCAAGTGGGGTGCTCCCTGTTCTTCCTCTACCTGGGGTCTGGCGGCTGGCGCTTCATCCGAATCTTTATCAAGACTGTCAGGCGTGATGTCTT cggCGGCACCGTGCTCCTGAGGGTGAAAGCCAAGGTCCGACGGTACCTACGGGAGCGGCGCACGATCCCCATGCTGTTCGCTGCCACAGTCCAGCGCCACCCGGACAAGACAGCCCTGATCTTCGAGGGCACAGACACGCACTGGACCTTCCGGCAGCTGGACGACTACTCGAACAGCGTGGCCAACTTCCTGCAGGCGCAGGGCCTGGCCTCTGGCAACGTGGTCGCCCTCTTCATGGAGAACCGCAATGAGTTTGTGGGCCTGTGGCTGGGCATGGCCAAACTGGGCGTGGAGGCGGCACTCATCAACACCAACCTCCGGCGGGACGCGCTGCTCCACTGCCTGACCTCCTCCCAGGCCCGGGCCCTCGTCTTTGGCAGCGAGATGGCCCCAG CTGTCCTTGAGATCCATGCCAACCTGGACAACTCGCTCAACCTCTTCTGCTCCGGTCCTTGGGAGCCCAGCGCGGTGCCCATTGGCACAAATCACCTGGACCCGCTACTGGAAGATGCCCCCAAGCACCAGCCCAGCCATCCCAACAAGGGCTTCGTAG ATAAGCTCTTCTACATCTACACATCAGGCACCACCGGGCTGCCCAAAGCTGCCATCGTGGTGCACAGCCG GTATTACCGGATGGCCGCCCTGGTGTACTACGGCTTCTGCATGCGGCCCGACGACATCATCTATGACTGCCTCCCCCTCTACCATTCTGCAG GAAACATCGTGGGGATGGGGCAGTGCCTGATCCACGGCATGACCGTGGTGATCCGGAAGAAGTTCTCGGCTTCCCGCTTCTGGGATGACTGTATCAAGTACAACTGCACA ATCGTGCAGTACATCGGTGAACTGTGCCGCTACCTCCTGAACCAGCCGCCCCGGGAGGCGGAAAACCGGCACCGCGTGCGCATGGCGCTCGGCAACGGCCTCCGGCAGTCCATCTGGACCGACTTTCGTAGCCGCTTCCACATCCCCCAGGTGGCCGAGTTCTACGGGGCCACGGAGTGCAACTGCAGCCTGGGCAACTTCGACGGCCAG GTGGGGGCCTGTGGCTTCAACAGCCGCATCCTGTCCTTCGTGTACCCCATCCGGCTGGTTCGTGTCAACGAGGACACCATGGAGCTGATCCGGGGCCCTGACGGTCTTTGCATTCCCTGCAAGCCAG GTGAGCCGGGCCAGCTGGTGGGCATCATCATCCAGCGAGACCCCCTGCGGCGCTTCGACGGCTACCTGAACCAGGGCGCCAACAACAAGAAGATCGCCCAGGATGTCTTCAAGAAGGGGGACCAGGCCTACCTCAGCG GTGACGTGCTGGTGATGGACGAGCTGGGCTACCTGTATTTCCGTGACCGCACAGGGGACACGTTCCGCTGGAAAGGCGAGAACGTGTCCACCACCGAGGTGGAGGGCACGCTCAGCCGCCTGCTGGACATGGCCGACGTGGCCGTGTACGGCGTCGAGGTGCCAG GGACCGAGGGCCGGGCCGGCATGGCCGCCGTGGCCAGCTCCTCTGGCAGCTGTGACCTGGAGCACTTAGCCCAGCTCCTGCAGAAGGAGCTGCCGCTGTATGCCCGCCCCATCTTCCTGCGCTTCCTGCCCGAGCTGCACAAGACAG GGACCTTTAAGCTACAGAAGACAGAACTGCGGAAGGAGGGCTTTGACCCAACAGTTGTAAAAGACCAGCTGTTCTACCTGGATGCCCGGAAGGGCTGCTACGTCCCACTGGACCAAGAGGCCTACACTCGCATCCAGGCAGGCCAGGAGAAGCTGTGA